A window of the Psychrobium sp. MM17-31 genome harbors these coding sequences:
- a CDS encoding Gfo/Idh/MocA family oxidoreductase — protein sequence MGKASPTTPIKTALVGFGTSGKHLHLPLLQADANFQLVAVSTHRSNVSNGLPRGCSQRSFTQVIDDPTIELVVIATPNDSHFDLAKKALEHGKHVVVEKPIALKSENAQILIELAKKHDRTITSFHNRLWDCDFLAIKSIINDEKLGKLHSYSARVDRYQPNVISNWRDNPQFGGAVWELAPNLIVQILTLFGKPQSVFADVSTLRAKAKAPDNFYLRLAYPKLNVEIRTSSLVKHSGPRFVIHGDLGSFIKQGIDPQHQQLKKGITPCDNQFGKEQIDDWGSLYTNNSDEEILVPSPAGDYCAFYRHLFDTIRHQAPLPCDNQLAVDMVQIIEASQQSNESKQVVTL from the coding sequence ATGGGCAAAGCGTCACCAACAACTCCTATCAAAACTGCACTAGTCGGTTTTGGTACTTCAGGCAAACACTTACACCTGCCGTTGTTGCAAGCCGATGCCAACTTTCAATTAGTTGCGGTATCGACTCATCGCTCTAATGTATCTAATGGCCTCCCGCGAGGCTGCAGTCAGCGCTCGTTTACTCAGGTCATTGACGATCCAACGATTGAACTCGTAGTCATCGCCACACCTAATGACAGCCATTTTGACTTAGCTAAAAAGGCGCTTGAGCACGGTAAGCATGTGGTGGTTGAAAAACCTATTGCCTTAAAGAGTGAAAACGCGCAGATCCTAATTGAATTAGCCAAGAAACATGACCGTACCATTACCAGTTTTCACAATCGCTTGTGGGACTGTGATTTCTTAGCGATAAAATCAATTATCAACGATGAAAAGTTAGGGAAATTACACTCGTATTCTGCCCGTGTTGACCGCTATCAACCTAATGTCATTAGTAACTGGCGCGATAATCCACAGTTTGGCGGCGCGGTATGGGAGCTAGCACCTAACTTGATCGTGCAAATTCTTACCTTGTTTGGCAAACCACAAAGTGTCTTTGCAGACGTATCTACTTTACGTGCCAAAGCAAAAGCACCAGACAACTTCTATTTGCGTTTAGCTTATCCAAAACTCAACGTTGAGATACGCACCAGCTCATTAGTTAAACATTCTGGCCCGCGCTTTGTGATCCACGGCGATTTGGGAAGTTTTATAAAACAAGGGATAGATCCGCAACACCAGCAGCTCAAAAAAGGTATCACTCCGTGTGACAATCAATTTGGCAAAGAACAAATTGATGATTGGGGCTCTTTATATACCAACAATAGCGATGAAGAAATCTTAGTACCTTCACCTGCTGGCGACTATTGCGCTTTCTATCGCCACCTCTTTGATACCATTAGACACCAAGCACCGTTACCTTGTGACAATCAACTTGCCGTTGATATGGTGCAAATTATTGAAGCATCACAACAATCTAACGAATCGAAGCAAGTCGTTACGCTATAG
- a CDS encoding permease: protein MILLLSILALLIGPLLFNYTSKHAKMLDLFDGFIFVVIGGLVIFHILPEAIETVGLWSILFVGLGLLGPSLAEHFFHKAAALTHKSTLILGVFGLVAHSLTDGTALVEDPTFDQLTLIIAVIAHRLPVGLTVWWLLRPHFGKGIALIVLALMAIGTAVGSVMSEQLLPQVNAQTVALLESFIAGSVLHVVFHRPYAEHHHGETNAATQFDGLGSLLGVICLVIILMTGHEHDNAEAHQQLDLLVELALMLSPFLLAAYFLSSVTKLLFSDSYSINVATEKPSKSQTLRGALLGLPLPFCIPDATKAYKLLQKQGTNATMALAFLVSAPILGFESLLVSLPLLGIETTAVRLACALIIIICIALMLARFIPSQPPVKAEKQDEIANKLKHALRHGYEHLLDHTAPWLMVGLVLATLLTFGQHQAQWYDILLVAAIALPFRLCATGITPLAAAMLISGWSPGSALTLLLIGPAINIELLKFIAHRHGYKLAWAFSILLPSIVIGLGYTVDATLSLSVPQLLDIDHASETNLFEVICLAIILTLISWSLLRRGARAFVAELLPKFELFSHKHHHH, encoded by the coding sequence ATGATTTTACTACTGAGCATACTGGCGCTGTTAATCGGCCCTTTGCTATTCAACTACACAAGTAAACATGCCAAGATGCTCGACCTGTTCGACGGATTCATCTTTGTGGTTATCGGTGGTTTAGTCATTTTCCACATCTTGCCTGAGGCTATTGAAACCGTTGGCTTGTGGAGCATTCTATTTGTTGGGCTTGGATTACTTGGCCCCAGCTTAGCAGAGCACTTTTTTCACAAAGCTGCCGCGTTAACTCACAAATCAACCTTAATCCTTGGCGTATTCGGGCTAGTTGCCCACAGCCTCACCGATGGCACAGCGTTAGTTGAAGACCCCACGTTTGATCAACTCACTTTAATCATTGCCGTTATCGCTCATCGTCTGCCCGTCGGCCTAACCGTTTGGTGGTTGTTGCGCCCTCACTTTGGCAAAGGTATCGCTTTAATAGTGTTAGCACTAATGGCCATTGGTACAGCCGTTGGCTCAGTAATGAGTGAACAACTGCTGCCACAAGTTAACGCACAAACGGTAGCATTGTTAGAGAGCTTTATCGCGGGTTCTGTTCTACACGTGGTATTCCACCGTCCTTATGCCGAACATCACCACGGCGAAACCAACGCCGCAACTCAATTCGATGGTTTAGGCTCGCTGTTAGGGGTGATTTGTTTAGTGATAATTTTGATGACCGGGCACGAACACGACAATGCTGAGGCGCATCAACAATTAGATTTATTGGTTGAATTAGCGTTAATGCTATCGCCGTTTTTACTTGCCGCGTATTTCCTATCAAGCGTTACCAAGCTGCTATTTTCAGACAGTTATTCCATTAACGTTGCCACTGAAAAGCCAAGTAAATCACAAACATTACGCGGTGCATTACTCGGCTTGCCACTACCATTTTGTATTCCAGACGCCACTAAGGCCTATAAGCTGCTGCAAAAACAAGGGACTAATGCCACCATGGCGTTAGCATTTTTAGTATCTGCGCCAATTTTAGGCTTTGAATCGCTACTCGTTTCTCTGCCACTACTTGGAATCGAGACCACCGCCGTTCGATTAGCCTGTGCCCTCATTATTATCATTTGTATTGCGCTAATGCTGGCGCGCTTCATTCCATCACAACCACCGGTGAAGGCTGAAAAACAGGATGAAATTGCCAACAAACTTAAGCATGCACTGCGTCATGGCTACGAGCATCTACTCGATCACACAGCGCCTTGGCTAATGGTTGGTTTAGTACTGGCAACTTTACTTACTTTTGGACAGCATCAAGCCCAGTGGTATGACATTTTGCTAGTTGCCGCTATCGCACTGCCATTTAGACTTTGCGCCACGGGCATAACGCCTTTAGCGGCCGCCATGTTAATTAGTGGCTGGAGTCCAGGTAGCGCATTAACGCTACTATTGATTGGTCCAGCCATTAATATCGAACTCTTGAAGTTTATTGCTCATCGCCACGGCTACAAATTAGCTTGGGCATTTAGCATTTTACTGCCGAGTATTGTGATTGGCTTAGGATATACGGTAGATGCGACACTTAGCTTATCAGTGCCGCAATTATTGGATATTGACCACGCTTCAGAAACCAATTTATTTGAAGTGATTTGCTTAGCAATTATCTTAACC